TTCAACCCAAGATGCATCGTCGTCCAATGGATACGGACATAAAGTTGCACATGGCACCTCCTTTGGGCCTGCTCACGATTGTGAATCTGGTCAGGAAAGAGCACAGGGTGCAACTGGAAAATGAAAATATTCAGCAAATTCATTATGATGATGCGCCTGATATTGTTGGAATATCGGTTACGGTTGACACCTTGCCGAGGGCCATCGAGATAGCGCGACATTTTCGTGAAAAAGGCTCCATTGTTGTTGCTGGGGGAATTCATGTGACGACCGCCTTTGATACGATCCCGGCAAATGCTTTTGATGTGCTTTGCATTGGCGCTGCAGAAGGCACTTGGCCGGAGATTATAAAGGATTTTCTGGACAACAATCTGAAGCCTGTCTATCGCTGCCCAAAACTGCAAGATGGAAACCTTGTAGTTTCTCCTGCATACGATTTCTTCAAGAAAGGCGAATACTTATACTGTCATGTCGTTCACACAAGCAGGGGTTGTCCTTTTAGGTGTGATTTTTGCTATAACAGCGCTAAAGCGCATCAATACCTAAATCGCAATATTCAGGATGTCTTGGCGGATATTAGGGCGGTTCATTCGAGACACATCATGTTTATCGATGATAATTTTGCGGGGAACCCAATATGGACAAAACAGTTCCTGAAAGAAATTATGCCGTTGCGATT
Above is a window of Fibrobacter sp. UWR3 DNA encoding:
- a CDS encoding radical SAM protein, with the translated sequence MHRRPMDTDIKLHMAPPLGLLTIVNLVRKEHRVQLENENIQQIHYDDAPDIVGISVTVDTLPRAIEIARHFREKGSIVVAGGIHVTTAFDTIPANAFDVLCIGAAEGTWPEIIKDFLDNNLKPVYRCPKLQDGNLVVSPAYDFFKKGEYLYCHVVHTSRGCPFRCDFCYNSAKAHQYLNRNIQDVLADIRAVHSRHIMFIDDNFAGNPIWTKQFLKEIMPLRLKWRAAVSINAAFDDELLDLMKKSGCQSLFIGFESINPDSVSGVHKVQNHTQEYEKAIRAIHERGIMINASFVFGLDGDTPEVFKSTLDWIVKNKIETVTSHILTPYPGTALYDRMKSEGRILTDDLTLYNTAHVVYQPRGMTRQELYQGYHWIYKEIYSLKNIWRRRPESKGIRAAYFTFNLLYRKYGKFTDMLCHLISYEKIGAIAERIAKSV